The following coding sequences lie in one Methylosinus sp. PW1 genomic window:
- a CDS encoding VOC family protein, translated as MPPKLSTWAFVLAVPDLDASAGYFRDVLGFELLWPEATDWRLVQRDNVRVMLGHCPTDAPPAALGSHNLFGYVNVNDIDALHAEIAARGALCTPPADRPYGMREIVVTTIDGHRILFGQAIGVAAG; from the coding sequence ATGCCCCCGAAGCTCTCCACTTGGGCCTTTGTGCTCGCCGTTCCCGATCTCGACGCCAGCGCCGGCTATTTTCGCGACGTGCTCGGCTTCGAGCTGCTGTGGCCGGAGGCCACGGATTGGCGCCTGGTCCAGCGCGACAATGTCCGCGTGATGCTGGGCCATTGCCCCACCGACGCGCCGCCCGCCGCGCTCGGCTCCCACAATCTGTTCGGCTACGTGAACGTGAACGACATCGACGCGCTCCACGCCGAGATCGCCGCCCGCGGCGCGCTCTGCACCCCGCCGGCCGACCGCCCCTATGGAATGCGCGAGATCGTCGTCACGACGATCGACGGGCATCGCATTTTGTTCGGGCAGGCGATTGGCGTGGCGGCCGGGTGA